From one Anabas testudineus chromosome 18, fAnaTes1.2, whole genome shotgun sequence genomic stretch:
- the LOC113157695 gene encoding fibroin heavy chain-like isoform X2, with protein MNNMAAKNTRRIVLLGKTGAGKSSVANTIFGKELFTVGHNSNSETTKCQTKTGSVNGKDITITDTPGFFDTDRPEEEMKAEIVSCITECAPGPHAFLIVLKTERFTKLENSIITKIHEYFSEEVFKYATVLFTHGADLREGQTIKDFISQNELMSDLVRKCGDRCHIFDNTHWKQGDTYRSNQFQVEELLKTINKMVMENNGGCYTNELLQVVQEKIQQEEENIRQSAGNMSEEDVTRQAKNNVFKELMIKVAGFTTGALLGALFGAAVVVGLVCVILKKIAQSETLGHALQLTTGIKLGTAVGTATGAAAVGAATGATAVGAATGAAAVGTTTGAAAVGTTTGAAAVGTATGATAVGAATGAAAVGAATGATAVGAATGATAVGAATGATAVGAVTGATAVGSATGATAVGAATGATAVGTATVATAVGSATGATAVGAATGATAVGNTLPIVIAVVTAVGAVKGGLTGLAAAEEAETPWEASKKAAAAVTDEAKSIFKEVKDVYKTVEELVTKKSQ; from the exons ATGAACAATATGGCTG CCAAAAATACTAGGAGGATCGTCCTACTGGGAAAAACTGGAGCTGGGAAGAGCAGCGTGGCCAACACCATATTTGGAAAGGAATTGTTCACAGTTGGCCACAATTCCAACTCAGAAACAACTAAATGTCAAACCAAAACTGGTTCTGTCAATGGAAAAGATATTACTATCACTGACACTCCTGGTTTCTTTGACACCGACAGAcctgaggaggagatgaaggcaGAGATAGTGAGCTGTATCACAGAGTGCGCTCCTGGGCCTCATGCTTTTCTCATTGTGCTTAAAACAGAGAGATTCACTAAGCTCGAAAATTCTATCATCACTAAAATACATGAATACTTCTCTGAAGAAGTTTTCAAATATGCAACAGTTCTTTTTACTCATGGGGCCGATCTCCGTGAAGGACAGACAATCAAGGATTTTATCAGCCAGAATGAGCTCATGAGTGATCTAGTAAGAAAGTGTGGTGACCGGTGCCACATCTTTGATAATACACACTGGAAACAAGGGGATACATACAGGAGCAACCAGTTCCAGGTGGAGGAGCTCCTAAAAACAATCAACAAGATGGTGATGGAAAACAATGGAGGCTGCTATACCAATGAGCTGCTACAAGTGGTGcaggaaaaaatacaacaagaggaagaaaatattAGACAGTCAGCAGGAAACATGTCAGAGGAAGACGTCACACGACAGGCTAAGAACAATGTCTTTAAGGAGCTTATGATCAAAGTGGCAGGTTTTACTACAGGTGCACTGTTAGGAGCCTTATTTGGTGCAGCAGTGGTGGTTGGATtagtttgtgtaattttaaaaaagattgCACAGTCAGAAACATTAGGACACGCTCTACAATTGACGACAGGCATTAAACTAGGCAC GGCAGTAGGAACAGCAACAGGAGCAGCGGCAGTAGGAGCAGCAACAGGAGCAACAGCAGTAGGAGCAgcaacaggagcagcagcagtaggaacaacaacaggagcagcagcagtaggaaCAACAACAGGAGCAGCGGCAGTAGGAACAGCAACAGGAGCAACGGCAGTAGGAGCAGCAACAGGAGCAGCGGCAGTAGGAGCAGCAACAGGAGCAACGGCAGTAGGAGCAGCAACAGGAGCAACGGCAGTAGGAGCAGCAACAGGAGCAACGGCAGTAGGAGCAGTAACAGGAGCAACGGCAGTAGGATCAGCAACAGGAGCAACGGCAGTAGGAGCAGCAACAGGAGCAACGGCAGTAGGAACAGCAACAGTAGCAACGGCAGTAGGATCAGCAACAGGAGCAACGGCAGTAGGAGCAGCAACAGGAGCAACGGCAGTAGGAAATACATTGCCCATAGTTATAGCTGTAGTTACTGCAGTAGGAGCAGTAAAAGGTGGTTTAACAGGACTTGCTGCAGCTGAGGAAGCAGAAACCCCATGGGAAGCATCAaagaaggcagcagcagctgtcactgATGAGGCCAAATCAATTTTTAAAGAGGTAAAAGATGTTTACAAGACAGTAGAAGAGCTAGTGACCAAAAAGAGTCAATAA
- the LOC113157779 gene encoding GTPase IMAP family member 6-like, whose translation MAVRAAEKQIQKDKQASGSMSQEEINKETWVKLTGPAAESLAEAFSGPDVVVVQETVGVCGGAEVPHVRGAEDGDPQVTETNTTQTVSVSPTRIVMAGTDGAKKNIKVLKSYRIVLLGTTRAGKSSLANIIFGEDVFKINQSTTGRTSEYQAESKSVHGRRISVIDSPDFFDTEKPEEEMKHEMMRFITECAPGPHVFLIVFEVDKFMEQGHVMITKICQYFSDEAFKYSAVVFTHGEELPKGLKIEEFVKQNESLSTLVKKCSGRCHFVYNNYWKNDKQGDRRSSQFQVAELLNTIDKIVMQNKGSCYSNKKLKAVKRETDEGNMPQGDVSKTAVNSVSRNVWFRLTGPAAESLAEAFFTPTVVVLQGGQQKGADVAKDDDSRETDEKDAKEIEEITQTEDEDIKEEE comes from the exons ATGGCTG TGAgggcagcagagaaacaaattCAGAAGGACAAACAGGCATCAGGAAGCATGTCACAGGAAGAGATCAATAAGGAAACATGGGTCAAATTAACAGGCCCTGCAGCAGAATCACTGGCAGAAGCATTTTCTGGACCAGATGTCGTAGTTGTGCAAGAAACCGTGGGAGTATGTGGAGGTGCAGAAGTACCACATGTACGAGGAGCAGAAGATGGAGATCCACAAGTAACTGAAACAAATACCACCCAAACAGTGTCAG TGTCCCCAACAAGGATTGTCATGGCTGGAACAGATGGGgccaagaaaaacatcaaag TGCTAAAGTCATACAGGATTGTCCTACTGGGAACAACTAGAGCTGGGAAAAGTAGCCTTGCTAACATCATATTTGGAGAAGATGTGTTCAAGATAAATCAGTCCACCACTGGCAGAACAAGTGAATATCAAGCAGAGTCCAAATCTGTTCATGGAAGAAGAATTTCTGTGATTGACAGTCCCGATTTCTTCGACACAGAAAAACCAGAGGAAGAAATGAAGCATGAGATGATGAGGTTTATCACAGAGTGCGCTCCTGGGCCTCACGTCTTTCTCATTGTGTTTGAAGTAGACAAATTCATGGAGCAGGGACATGTCATGATCACAAAAATATGTCAATATTTCTCCGATGAAGCTTTTAAATATTCTGCAGTGGTTTTCACTCATGGTGAAGAACTCCCTAAAGGACTGAAGATTGAGGAGTTTGTGAAGCAGAATGAATCTCTCAGTACTCTGGTGAAGAAGTGCAGTGGTCGATGCCACTTTGTTTACAATAACTACtggaaaaatgacaaacagggTGATCGCAGGAGCAGCCAGTTCCAAGTGGCAGAGCTTCTCAATACCATAGATAAGATAGTGATGCAAaacaaaggaagctgctacaGCAACAAGAAGCTGAAAGcagtgaaaagagaaacagatgaaggaAACATGCCACAAGGAGACGTCAGCAAAACAGCTGTGAACAGTGTCTCCAGGAATGTGTGGTTCAGATTAACAGGTCCTGCAGCAGAGTCCTTGGCTGAAGCTTTTTTTACACCAACCGTTGTAGTTTTGCAAGGTGGACAACAGAAAGGAGCAGATGTAGCAAAGGATGATGATTcaagagaaacagatgaaaaagatgcaaaagaaatagaagaaataaCTCaaactgaagacgaagacataaaggaagaagaa
- the LOC113157695 gene encoding fibroin heavy chain-like isoform X1: MNNMAAKNTRRIVLLGKTGAGKSSVANTIFGKELFTVGHNSNSETTKCQTKTGSVNGKDITITDTPGFFDTDRPEEEMKAEIVSCITECAPGPHAFLIVLKTERFTKLENSIITKIHEYFSEEVFKYATVLFTHGADLREGQTIKDFISQNELMSDLVRKCGDRCHIFDNTHWKQGDTYRSNQFQVEELLKTINKMVMENNGGCYTNELLQVVQEKIQQEEENIRQSAGNMSEEDVTRQAKNNVFKELMIKVAGFTTGALLGALFGAAVVVGLVCVILKKIAQSETLGHALQLTTGIKLGTATGATAVGIVTGATAVGTATGAAAVGAATGATAVGAATGAAAVGTTTGAAAVGTTTGAAAVGTATGATAVGAATGAAAVGAATGATAVGAATGATAVGAATGATAVGAVTGATAVGSATGATAVGAATGATAVGTATVATAVGSATGATAVGAATGATAVGNTLPIVIAVVTAVGAVKGGLTGLAAAEEAETPWEASKKAAAAVTDEAKSIFKEVKDVYKTVEELVTKKSQ; the protein is encoded by the exons ATGAACAATATGGCTG CCAAAAATACTAGGAGGATCGTCCTACTGGGAAAAACTGGAGCTGGGAAGAGCAGCGTGGCCAACACCATATTTGGAAAGGAATTGTTCACAGTTGGCCACAATTCCAACTCAGAAACAACTAAATGTCAAACCAAAACTGGTTCTGTCAATGGAAAAGATATTACTATCACTGACACTCCTGGTTTCTTTGACACCGACAGAcctgaggaggagatgaaggcaGAGATAGTGAGCTGTATCACAGAGTGCGCTCCTGGGCCTCATGCTTTTCTCATTGTGCTTAAAACAGAGAGATTCACTAAGCTCGAAAATTCTATCATCACTAAAATACATGAATACTTCTCTGAAGAAGTTTTCAAATATGCAACAGTTCTTTTTACTCATGGGGCCGATCTCCGTGAAGGACAGACAATCAAGGATTTTATCAGCCAGAATGAGCTCATGAGTGATCTAGTAAGAAAGTGTGGTGACCGGTGCCACATCTTTGATAATACACACTGGAAACAAGGGGATACATACAGGAGCAACCAGTTCCAGGTGGAGGAGCTCCTAAAAACAATCAACAAGATGGTGATGGAAAACAATGGAGGCTGCTATACCAATGAGCTGCTACAAGTGGTGcaggaaaaaatacaacaagaggaagaaaatattAGACAGTCAGCAGGAAACATGTCAGAGGAAGACGTCACACGACAGGCTAAGAACAATGTCTTTAAGGAGCTTATGATCAAAGTGGCAGGTTTTACTACAGGTGCACTGTTAGGAGCCTTATTTGGTGCAGCAGTGGTGGTTGGATtagtttgtgtaattttaaaaaagattgCACAGTCAGAAACATTAGGACACGCTCTACAATTGACGACAGGCATTAAACTAGGCACAGCAACAGGAGCAACAGCAGTAGGAATAGTAACAGGAGCTACGGCAGTAGGAACAGCAACAGGAGCAGCGGCAGTAGGAGCAGCAACAGGAGCAACAGCAGTAGGAGCAgcaacaggagcagcagcagtaggaacaacaacaggagcagcagcagtaggaaCAACAACAGGAGCAGCGGCAGTAGGAACAGCAACAGGAGCAACGGCAGTAGGAGCAGCAACAGGAGCAGCGGCAGTAGGAGCAGCAACAGGAGCAACGGCAGTAGGAGCAGCAACAGGAGCAACGGCAGTAGGAGCAGCAACAGGAGCAACGGCAGTAGGAGCAGTAACAGGAGCAACGGCAGTAGGATCAGCAACAGGAGCAACGGCAGTAGGAGCAGCAACAGGAGCAACGGCAGTAGGAACAGCAACAGTAGCAACGGCAGTAGGATCAGCAACAGGAGCAACGGCAGTAGGAGCAGCAACAGGAGCAACGGCAGTAGGAAATACATTGCCCATAGTTATAGCTGTAGTTACTGCAGTAGGAGCAGTAAAAGGTGGTTTAACAGGACTTGCTGCAGCTGAGGAAGCAGAAACCCCATGGGAAGCATCAaagaaggcagcagcagctgtcactgATGAGGCCAAATCAATTTTTAAAGAGGTAAAAGATGTTTACAAGACAGTAGAAGAGCTAGTGACCAAAAAGAGTCAATAA
- the LOC113157780 gene encoding GTPase IMAP family member 6-like: protein MAVRAAEKQIQKDKQASGSMSQEEINKETWVKLTGPAAESLAEAFSGPDVVVVQETMGVCGGAEVPHVRGAEDGDPQVTGTNTTQTVSVSPTRIVMAGTDGAKKNIKVLKSYRIVLLGTTRAGKSSLANIIFGEDVFKINQSTTGRTSEYQAESKSVHGRRISVIDSPDFFDTEKPEEEMKHDMMRCITECAPGPHVFLIVFEVDKFMEQGHVMITKICQYFSDEAFKYSAVVFTHGEELPKGLKIEEFVKQNESLSALVKKCSGRCHFVYNNYWKNDKQGDRRSSQFQVAELLNTIHKIVMQNKGSCYSKKKLKAVKRETDEGNMPQGDVSKTAVNSVSRNVWFRLTGPAAESLAEAFFTPTIVVLQGGQQKGADVAKDDDSRETDEKDAKKIEEKTETEDEDIRTNN, encoded by the exons ATGGCTG TGAgggcagcagagaaacaaattCAGAAGGACAAACAGGCATCAGGAAGCATGTCACAGGAAGAGATCAATAAGGAAACATGGGTCAAATTAACAGGCCCTGCAGCAGAATCACTGGCAGAAGCATTTTCTGGGCCAGATGTCGTAGTTGTGCAAGAAACCATGGGAGTATGTGGAGGTGCAGAAGTACCACATGTACGAGGAGCTGAAGATGGAGATCCACAAGTAACTGGAACAAATACCACCCAAACAGTGTCAG TGTCACCAACAAGGATTGTCATGGCTGGAACAGATGGGgccaagaaaaacatcaaag TGCTAAAGTCATACAGGATTGTCCTACTGGGAACAACTAGAGCTGGGAAAAGTAGCCTTGCTAACATCATATTTGGAGAAGATGTGTTCAAGATAAATCAGTCCACCACTGGCAGAACAAGTGAATATCAAGCAGAGTCCAAATCTGTTCATGGAAGAAGAATTTCTGTGATTGACAGTCCCGATTTCTTCGACACAGAAAAACCAGAGGAAGAAATGAAGCATGATATGATGAGGTGTATCACAGAGTGCGCTCCTGGGCCTCATGTCTTTCTCATTGTGTTTGAAGTAGACAAATTCATGGAGCAGGGACATGTCATGATCACAAAAATATGTCAATATTTCTCAGATGAAGCTTTTAAATATTCTGCAGTGGTTTTCACTCATGGTGAAGAACTCCCTAAAGGACTGAAGATTGAGGAGTTTGTGAAGCAGAATGAATCTCTCAGTGCTCTGGTGAAGAAGTGCAGTGGTCGATGCCACTTTGTTTACAATAACTACtggaaaaatgacaaacagggTGATCGCAGGAGCAGCCAGTTCCAGGTGGCAGAGCTTCTCAATACCATACATAAGATAGTGATGCAAaacaaaggaagctgctacagcaaaaagaagctgaaagcagtgaaaagagaaacagatgaaggaAACATGCCACAAGGAGACGTCAGCAAAACAGCTGTGAACAGTGTCTCCAGGAATGTGTGGTTCAGATTAACAGGTCCTGCAGCAGAGTCCTTGGCTGAGGCTTTTTTTACACCAACCATTGTAGTTTTGCAAGGTGGACAACAAAAAGGAGCAGATGTAGCAAAGGATGATGATTcaagagaaacagatgaaaaagatgcaaaaaaaatagaagagaaaactgaaactgaagacgaagacataa GAACCAATAACTGA